One segment of Etheostoma cragini isolate CJK2018 chromosome 23, CSU_Ecrag_1.0, whole genome shotgun sequence DNA contains the following:
- the tmem168a gene encoding transmembrane protein 168-A, whose product MAREEEEEELTGDEPKKVDMFTSVNCLGYLSSVNLLVAVCVGMYVRWEVTSEPMILVIFILGLFVMGIASILHYYFAMGKASQSLFHLWFGFLLGLQCFLNSPALNLNVKELVANYLLLASVIMKAVWALTERICSSIRYKPKMLTSTELLDLLGFGIASTTMLLHKSVAIIGLVVALGALMVDLRMKSLLALPNLVSFALVTSLVFFQALDISANPYALGCYMGRLLCEPVLDVYFSVLGSSERWIPVLSLGWLWRMLSLLPLSLTELAFFVLAALKLGHLELWYLVIPGFCLFGLFWSICHIILLMTIWGFHSKLSECQKAWRAQRSRSRSLDKVMASRGIRHFCLISERLVFFSMLSTVILAAVSWQPSNGLFLSALLVVLPLESLTHGLFHELGSCLGGTCVGYALVIPTAYCSADGQPTLLPPEQVQQLNLRSTGMLNNVQRLFSHHMIQTFGCDYSTSGVTLEALETKLRNFLELCTADGPHHDTYLIFYSGHTHKGTGAWALAGGESLHMAQLLELWKEKNAGHFSRLILVLDTENSLPWVKEIRRVDGIYVAVQGAELSATRMDPEAGDTPLLGDFTSEWVEFNCNPDSDTQWSEKGRTVTAAYGVSKRWSDYTLHLPTGSDVAKHWKTHFPKVTYPMVHLSNWCCGLHLFWLCSVFLRCFRRCKLAWFPPSVLDTGQGIKLVHS is encoded by the exons ATGGCTcgggaagaagaggaagaagagcttACAGGAGATGAACCCAAGAAGGTGGACATGTTTACATCGGTGAATTGCCTGGGTTACCTGTCCAGCGTCAACCTCCTTGTGGCGGTATGCGTTGGCATGTACGTACGCTGGGAGGTGACAAGTGAACCGATGATTCTGGTCATCTTCATCCTGGGCCTCTTTGTCATGGGGATAGCCAGCATCCTCCATTACTACTTTGCTATGGGGAAGGCCAGTCAGAGCTTGTTCCATTTGTGGTTTGGCTTTTTGCTCGGCCTTCAGTGCTTCCTCAACAGCCCTGCCTTGAATTTAAATGTCAAGGAACTGGTAGCCAACTATCTACTGTTAGCCAGTGTAATCATGAAAGCAGTATGGGCTTTAACTGAGAGAATATGCAGCTCCATCCGTTACAAACCCAAAATGCTAACATCAACTGAGCTACTGGACCTCCTGGGATTTGGCATTGCCAGCACTACCATGCTTCTTCACAAGTCAGTGGCCATAATAGGCTTGGTTGTGGCCCTGGGGGCTCTCATGGTGGACCTAAGGATGAAATCCCTCCTGGCCTTGCCTAACCTTGTCAGTTTTGCCTTGGTTACTTCTCTGGTGTTTTTCCAGGCCTTAGACATTTCAGCCAACCCGTATGCTTTAGGCTGCTACATGGGCAGGCTGCTGTGCGAGCCTGTTCTAGATGTTTACTTCAGTGTGCTGGGGTCCAGCGAGCGCTGGATACCAGTGCTCTCCCTGGGGTGGCTGTGGAGGATGCTGTCCCTGCTGCCACTGAGTCTGACTGAGTTGGCCTTTTTCGTCCTGGCTGCATTAAAG CTTGGCCACTTGGAGCTCTGGTATCTGGTGATCCCGGGCTTCTGCCTGTTTGGCCTTTTCTGGTCCATCTGCCACATAATTCTGCTGATGACAATATGGGGCTTCCACTCCAAGTTGAGTGAATGTCAGAAGGCCTGGCGGGCCCAGCGATCCAGAAGCCGGAGTCTCGACAAAGTCATGGCCTCCAGGGGCATCCGACACTTCTGCCTAATTTCAGAACGACTGGTGTTCTTTAGTATGCTGTCAACGGTCATACTGGCGGCTGTGTCCTGGCAG CCCTCCAACGGCCTTTTTCTCAGTGCTCTGCTGGTGGTGCTGCCTTTGGAGTCTCTGACCCATGGCTTGTTCCACGAGCTGGGCAGCTGCCTTGGGGGAACTTGTGTTGGCTACGCCCTGGTAATACCTACTGCTTACTGCAG TGCTGATGGCCAGCCCACTCTCCTACCACCTGAGCAGGTACAACAGCTGAACCTGCGCTCAACAGGTATGCTGAACAACGTGCAGCGCCTATTCTCCCACCACATGATCCAGACGTTTGGTTGTGACTACTCCACCAGTGGTGTCACGCTGGAGGCCCTGGAGACAAAGTTACGCAACTTTCTGGAGCTTTGTACAGCAGACGGGCCCCATCACGACACCTATCTGATTTTCTACAGTGGGCACACGCACAAAGGCACTGGGGCTTGGGCTCTGGCTG GAGGTGAGAGCCTCCACATGGCACAGTTGCTGGAGTTGTGGAAGGAGAAGAACGCCGGTCACTTCTCCCGTCTCATCCTCGTCTTGGACACTGAAAACTCCCTCCCCTGGGTGAAGGAGATACGCAGGGTGGACGGCATCTATGTAGCCGTGCAGGGCGCTGAGCTGTCCGCCACCCGGATGGACCCAGAGGCTGGAGACACCCCCCTCCTCGGGGACTTCACTTCCGAATGGGTGGAGTTCAACTGCAACCCAGACAGCGACACCCAGTGGTCAGAAAAGGGAAGGACTGTGACGGCCGCATACGGTGTCTCCAAACGCTGGAGTGACTACACGCTTCACCTGCCCACTGGAAGTGATGTGGCCAAGCATTGGAAGACACACTTTCCAAAGGTTACATATCCCATGGTGCACCTCTCCAACTGGTGTTGCGGCCTCCACCTGTTCTGGTTATGTAGTGTGTTTCTGCGCTGCTTCAGGAGATGTAAACTAGCTTGGTTCCCACCATCTGTACTGGACACCGGGCAGGGCATTAAACTGGTGCACTCTTAG